In Acidobacteriota bacterium, the genomic stretch GTTTCTTCTGCCTTTATTTCCAGTACTGGCTATCTTAATTGTCTATAGTTTTGAACAGTGGAAGACAACGGTACGAGATCAAATTCAACCACAAATCCTTGATACAATTTTCTTTATGGTTTGTAGCCTCACCCTGATTTGGAATACAGTCCAGGTGGGTCAACTGTTTCACAAACTTGAATCCTGGCCCCTGCTGACTGGTCAAATCTCTGAGCCGGATTTTTTGCGATCAAAATTTCCGGAATATGCCTTGTTTGAATATATCAATCGTGAGTTGCCACCCACGGCAAAATTGTTTCTGGTTTACACGGGAAACCGGACTTACTACCTCGAACGCCCATTTTTGACGGCCTATGTTTTTGAGGACTTTGCCTTTATCCAACTGGTTATGACCTCAGCCAACGCTGATGAAATGGCTGCCAAATTGCACCAGCAGGGCGTGACTCATGTGTTGATCAATCCCCGATTTCTCGTTGATCCGACCCTCAATCCGTTTCAAACTTCGGCTGAACAGCAACGCGCGAAGGATTTCTTGACCAAATCCTGCCAATCCTTGAAGTCAGCCAATGGATTGATCCTGCTTAAACTCAATGAGTAATACCATTTTGGAATGAAGCGGTCGTATTAGAAAACAGTCAAGTCATTCAATAAAATGAACTTAGTGAACTACTGACTATTGACTACTGACTACAAACTGGTATCACCCTGGCCCACTTTTGAAGGAAAATATGAGCCAATCCTGGTCTGACAAACACTTTCGGAAACAACGAGCTTTCACTTTACTCACTCTCCTGGCAACCGGGCTGGTTATGTCTGGTCTTTTTAAAATGATCCAGCTTACCCGAGAAGGTCCGATACAGGATGCAGTTTCGATTTATGAACACCGGCTTGCTGGAGTAAAAATGGCCCTCCCGAAAAAAGGAACGCTGGGATACTTGAGCTACCCGCCGTTAACCGACTTAATGGCTGATCGAATTGAAACTCAAAAGTATTTTTTGTCGGTGTATGTGTTGTCTCCGGTTCTGCTTGATTATCAACACGACCACCAGTTGTACCTCGGTAATTTTGAAGAAGGAGTTCCACCTGGATTTCTTGAAGCCCAAAGATTGCTTGTGGTTCAGGATTTTGGAAATGGAGTGTTACTTCTCAAGAAGGGAGCCCACTAATGGCGCTGATTGGGTTGCTGGTTCCCGGATTGCTTGGATTTGCTATCGTCGGGTTGCTCTGGCCAAAAGAAGAAAAACTCGGTTCATCAATGCTTTTGAAAATTTGCCTGGCGTTTGGATTAGGGTCTGGGTTGACATCGGGTACCTACTTTTTATGGCTGGCACTGATCGGAGTCCCAGGGTCTCTATACTATGGCGTGGAGGTGGCACTGACTCTGCTTTTGCTGGCAACACTTGGGTATATCGCTCGGAAGAATGCGGCGACCAGTTCGGTTTCCTGCGTTTTGGATGTGCCGCCAACCACCTCATCAAACGCAGTTTTGTCCTACAGTTTTGTGATTGCCCTGGGAGTTGCAGCTATTTCTTTCTTCTGTTTGCTGGTCTGGAATCCACACGGAGAGTGGGATGGCTGGGCGATCTGGAACCTTCGGGCCAGGTATTTGTTTCGGAGCGGCCTTGAGTGGAAACAGACATTTTCGCCCATCTTGAAATGGTCGCACCCAGATTATCCGCTTGGAATTCCAGCCAGTATTTCCCGATGCTGGACAATGATGAGGGCTGAAACGGTTGCTGTTTCTCAATGTCTGGCAACAGTGTACACGGCGGGAACAGTAGGATTGCTTTTTGCCGCCCTGGCACGGCTCAGGTCCCAAAGCCAGGCCATGCTCGCAGTTCTGGTCTTAATTGGATTTCCGCTTTTTGTGGCTCAGGGAGCGTCACAGTATGCCGATGTTCCCCTGGGGTTTTTCTACCTGGCGACTGTGGTGTTGATTGGTTTGTACTATGACTTGAGCGAACGTAACCCTGGCCTGCTCGTCCTGGCTGGAATGATGGCCGGACTGGCGGCCTGGACCAAAAATGAGGGAATTCCCTTTTTAATGATTGCTTTCTTTGCCCTGGCTGTCGGGTTAACCTGGAAAAAAGAAGTCAACTCAGCAGTGAGTCACTTTCTGACGTTTTGCCTGGGCGCCCTGCCCGGCATTCTGATCCTGATCTATTTTAAACTCTACCTGGCGCCTCCAAATTACCTGACCCAGAATTCGGGACTGGGTGACAAACTGGCCAGAGTCATTGATCCAGGACGTATTTTGCAGATTCTGCAGGCTTTTTTTTCTGAAATTACATTTGCCTACCTGATTCCGGTGTTGGTGGTATATGCCCTGGTTGTCGGGTTCCGCCTGGAATCACGACTCATCCGACCACTCCTTATTTCAGCCGGTATTTTGCTGTTCACCCTCATCGGGTATTTTTTGGTTTATCTCATCACTCCACTTGACCTCACCTGGCAACTGGCCAACTCAGTCAACCGGTTATTTATGCAATTATGGCCGAGCTTTCTGTTTTTGTTCTTTTTGATGGTCAGTGGCCCCGAACAGGAAAAGAAGCCAGACCTGGAACCATTGACTCCTCCTTCAACTTAACCCTGGTCAGTTCCAGTCGTTATATCTGCCCAGGAAAGATCAAACTTCGCGAGGTATTTCCGCAACCGGTCGGCGTCGTTGGCATTTTTCTTCTCAAGGCGCGAATGGGCAAAGAGTTCGCGGCCAGCCTCGGAAATGGATCGGGCTTCACGACATACTTTGAGCACATCTTCGAGCTGAACCCGGTCAAACCGATCCAGGGTAGCGCTTCGTTCTGGTCCGAGCACTTTTTCAACCAGCGAATCGGCTTTCCCCTCCGATGGCAATCGCCACGATTCGCGGAGTCGGCCCAGCTCCTCTTCAACTTCGGCGAGCGAAATCCGGCCTCCATCGGCCAGGGTCGCCATGCGGGTAATGGCGGCGTTTAAATCGCGAAAATTCCCGGCCCAGCGGCCTTCCACCGAAGTGGCAAATGATAAAAATCGCTGGCGGGCTTCTTTATTGATCGTCACCCGGTTGCCCGTAAACCGGGCGAATTGTTCGAGTTCATATTGCAGATTCGGTTCGATATCTTCAAACCGGTCTTTGAGTCCCGGTAGCCGAAAGGTCCAGAGATTGATGCGGGCCAGTAAATCTTCGCGGAAGTTGCCTTCGTGGACCTGACTGGTCAAGTCACGGTTGGTACCGGCAATCAACAGGAAATCGCTGCGGACTTCGTGATCGGCACCCAGCGGCATAAACACCTTTTCTTCCAGCGCCCGCAGCAGCATCGCCTGTTCGTCAACGCCCAGCTCTCCGATTTCATCCAGAAACAGCAATCCACCATCCGCCACACGCAGCAATCCGGGCCGGTTTTGCATCGCTCCGGTAAATGCACCTTTGACGTGGCCAAACAACGTAGACATCGCCGTATCGCCCCGCAGTGTCGCGCAGTTGACATCCACAAACTTCCCCGAAACCAGATGCCGCCCTTTTTTCAACTCATAAATGCGTTTGGCAAGCTGCGACTTCCCTGCCCCCGTCGGTCCCATCAACAGAATTGGCGCCCGCGACACAATCGCCACCCGTTCGATTTGCTCGATCATCCGGTTAAAGCTGGCGTTACGGGTTTCAATGCCTGACTTGAGAAAACTCTGGCTTTCCTGCTGTTCCTGGCGAAACCGCGAAGCAAGCTGGTCATACTTCGAAAGATCCAGGTCAATAACACTAAATTCGCCCGGATGATCGCCTCGAAACCGTTTGGACGGCGAGGTTTGAAGCAAGTTTGCCGGAAAGTGACGCGATTCAGTCAGCAAAAACATACAGATTTGCGCCACGTGCGTCCCGGTCGTGAGATGGATCAGATAGTCCTCGTGTTCGATATCAAACGGATACTGGCGGGCAAAATCGTGGAGCGTCCCGTACACCTGGCCAAAATCCCAGGGATCTTCGAAATCAATTTTCACCAGCCTGACTTCGGTTTCAGGTGACACTGACTGGATGTCGCCTTTGATGGTTTCGGCCAGTTCGGCGAACTTTTCCTGATAGAGCAACTCAAACCGATGGACCAGCAGGTTTTCGTGCTGGCACACGGCCACTGTTGGCCGCCAGCGTTCCCATCGCGTCGGACCTTTCCCGCCATCCAGTGTTGGCCCAAGCAACCCAATCACGACTGTTTGCAGAACGGTCATATCTATTTCTCTACTTTACCTAGAAAATTTTCGAAGAATGATCAAACCATATTTCCTACCAAAAAGCAAAAACACCAACTAAAAAATAAATATTCCTTTTATTATCAGTTATTTAAAAAATATTTTCAAAAATCTTAGTACGTCTGGCACGCCCTGTGCACTATGGAAAGACATCGGAATGAAACGATCTTAGAATTATGAATTATGAATTATGAATTATGAAGAGGTTATCTGATTGAAGATGAAAGAGTTGTCTTTCTCATAACTCATCATTCATCCCTCATAATTGGTATACCTTGTCCGAAGGAGAACATCACAATGGCAAACAAAAACTTGTTTCAGTCACTTCCTGGCACCTTGATTCCACAGACCAACGCCCTCAACAACGAGCGTGTACGGGCGTACCGCTTCAGCCCAAAACATCAGTTGGCGCAATACACGATCACTGGCTGTTTGAACAACACATTTTATGCGTCAGCCGGACAGCAACTTGAGACCGTGTTGGAACTGTGCAAAACCATTGAACCCGAGTTCATTGCGAAAACCGCCGTGTACTGCCGTGAGCGTGGTTTTATGAAAGATATGCCGGCGCTGTTGACAGCGGTGCTTTCAACCAAAGACCGCGATGCCTTTGCCCGTGTGTTCCCTCGGGTGATTGATAACGGCAAAATGCTCCGCAACTTCGTGCAGATGATGCGCTCAGGTGTGGTAGGCCGCAAATCACTGGGTTCATTGCCAAAACGGATGGTGCGCGAGTGGTTTGAGACTCGCACCGAAGATCAAATCTTCGATGCGTCGGTTGGTCAGAGCCCATCGTTTGCCGATATTTTGAAAATGGTTCACCCAAAACCACGCAACGAGCAGCGCGAAGCGTTGTTTGGCTACCTGATCGGTCGCGACATCAACAAAAACCTGTTGCCGGACCGCATCAAACTGTTTGAAGCCTACAAAGCCGGATACCGGGCGGAAGTCCCAGACATTCCGTTCCAGATGTTGACGGCTCTGGAGTTGAAAACACCTGAATGGACAGCCATTGCCCGGAACGCTCCGTGGCAGATGACCCGGATGAACCTGAACACATTTGCGCGGCATGGTGTATTTGCTCAGGAAGGAATGACTGAGTTGATTGCCAACCGGCTGCGTGATCCAAAAGCGGTGAAACGGTCACGTGTGTTCCCATACCAGTTGATGACCGCGTTTATGTCAGCCGATGCCAGCGTTCCAGTCGCGGTTCGGGATGCGTTGCAAGATGCAATGGAAATTGCCCTCGACAACGTGCCTGAGTTCAATGGAAAAGTGTATGTCCTGCCTGACGTGTCAGGTTCGATGTCATCACCGGTAACGGGCTACCGTCCAGGAGCAACCAGCGTGGTTCGGTGTATTGACGTAGCGGCACTGGTCGCAGCCGCCGTGTTGCGCCAGAATCCTCAAGCGGAAGTGATTCCATTTGAACACCGCGTCGTCAACATTGACATCAACCGGCGTGACTCAGTGATGACCAACGCCAAAAAACTGGCCTCAATTGGTGGTGGCGGAACGAGCTGCAGCGCGCCACTGGCGTTGCTCAACAGCCAGAAAGCCAAAGGTGATTTGGTGATCTACGTCTCAGACAACGAGTCCTGGGTAGACGCCAGCCGGGGTCGCGGAACAGCGACCATGAAAGAATGGGCAGTGTTCAAACAGCGCAACCCACGGGCGCGCATGGTGTGCATTGACATTCAGCCATACGGCACAACGCAGGCAGCCGAGGCCGAGGACATCCTCAACATCGGCGGCTTCTCAGACCAGGTCTTTGACGTAATCAGCCTGTTCGCTCAAAACCAACTGGTGGCCGAGCACTGGGTTGGCGTCATCAATCAGGTGCAAATCTGAAATCAGGGTTCGGGGTTGAAAAACCAGGGTTCAGGGTTCAGGGTTCAGGGTTCCGTTTCCCAGACTTCAAGGAAAATGTTCAACCCAAATCAAGCTTCAGTACTGTTGTTACAACTCTGAAGCACAAGAACCAATTGAATTGAGAGACCCTGAACCCTGAACCCTGAACCCTAAAATTGGGCCGAATGCTGCCTGGGACTACATTTGATTAATGAACTGTCTCTTGCATTTCCTTGTCGGCCCTCCTTTTACATCAATTATGAATTATGAATTATGAATTATGAGTGATACCGTCCTGGTCATATCATCGTGCCAGGGAAAAGTTAAACCTTTGAGAAAAATGTCTTTTCCCGCAATTCTGACCAAATAATAGTAAAAGTTAGTTTATGACACCTTCACAAAATAACTTTTTCATAATTCATAATTCATAATTCATAATTCAAAAAGCCTGGTGACGAATGCTTGAAGGAACTACATTTAATTTGCCGGTCCCCGGTTCGAGTCCGGGCTGCGCCGCCACGATGGCGCAGTAGCTCAGTTGGTAGAGCAGCAGACTCGCTTCGGCGGGTTGTTTCTTCACCCCCTTGTCGTCACTTCCTTCCAAATAACCAGAGAAAAAGTTCAGAGTCCCGCCTTCAGGCGGAATGAAATGATCGGGAAGACCTTTTACCGCCTAAAGGCGGGACTCTGAACAAGTTGAGTTTCGGTGACGAATGCCTGAGGAACTACATAGGGGCCCGGAGGCGCCTGGTTCGACTCCAGGGTGTGCGACGTGCTCGCACACAAGCTCAGCGGTTGAGCGTCGGGAAAAAAGGTTTCTCACCACCTTGTCGTCACCTTAAAATACAGGGCTAGGGGCTGAGGGCTGAAGACAATCCAAATATATCAGCCATATAATTTTAAAAACTGATCGGGTTGAGTATGTCGAGTAGTGAAAACACCTGCGAACTCTGTAGCCGAACGGTCCGCCGCGTGACCAGACATCATTTGATCCCACGGGCGCGGCATAAGGTCTATAAACGCAAGAAAGATTTCGATCATTCGGTGCTGCATTGCGTGATTCAAACCTGTAGCCCGTGCCATCGCAACCTGCATGCGCATTTGACCGAACGCGAACTGGCGACCAGCTACAACACGATTGAAAAGCTCTTGACCCATCCTGGTGTGAAGAATTTTACCGACTGGGTTGCCACCAAACCTGATATGGCGCTCAGAGTTCGACGGTCCAGGGCTAAAGGCAGTTAGGGTTCGGGGTTCGGGGTTCGGGGTTCGGGGTTCGGGGTTCGGGGTTCGGGGTTCTTCGAATTGAGTTTCTTTTCGTCCTGTTTGTCCCTTTTGTCCTTTTTGTCTTTATTTCAAACCCTGAACCCTGAACCCTGAACCCTGATTTGCGGCGAATGCCAGAGGAACTACATAAAGATTCTGGTTCACGAAAGTGAGTTCAGGTGCAAATCCTGACGCCTCCATCACTTACGGAGGTGTGGCGGAACAGTAGACGCGCTGGAAAAACCGTTTCTCGCCCCCTTGTCGCCGCTTTCAACCGAATGAAGAATGAAGAATGAAGAATGAAGAATGAAGAATTGAGAATGAAGAATTGAGAATGAAGAATTTCGAAATCCCTGAACCCTGAACCCTGAACCCTGAACCCTGATTTGGTAGCGAATGCCTGAGGAACTACATTCCAGGGTGGAAATCTCGGGTGCGATTCCCGAGTCTGATTGTGAGCAATCAGGTCGTCTAAAAGCAGGACGCCACTTGCGCCATTGGCGCTGTCCGTTTCTCAAAACCTTGTCGCTACTTCAAACCGAATGAAGAATGAAGAATTGAGAATGAAGAATTTCGAAATCCCTGAACCCTGAACCCTGAACCCTGAACCCTGAACCCTGATTCAGGTGCGAATGCCATCGGAAGTACATGCCTGTAACGCACGAGGTCTGGGTTCGAATCCCAGCGATCCCCCCACTATCTTCCATCCAGTATGGGGATTGTAGTTTAATGGCTAGAACGCGTAAAAACCTTTCGACCCTTTTGTCGCACCCTCTTTTTAGGGCTTGGGGCTTGGGGCTGAGGGCTTGGGGTCAAAAACTAAGCACCAGTCACCAAATACCAGTCACCAGATTCAGTCCACAATATGAAGAAAAAAATTGATTCCAAGCGCCACCCAATTGCGAACCACCGTCTGTCTCCGGCTGAAATGGCCGGGATGTTGACCGATGATACCGACGAACTGATTGAAGATCCCGCGCCGGTCCGGAAAAAGAAGGCCGAAGCGCTCGAGAAAATTGCCATGACTGAGACACTCCAGGACACAACCCCGCCAGGATATAACCTGATTGAAACCAAAGACGGCGTTCCGATTAAAGCCTGGACCAAAGGCGTTCCGATTGAACAGGAAGCCCAGCGCCAGTTGCGCAACATTTCGCAATTGCCGTTTGTTTACAAGTGGGTTGCCGCCATGCCGGATGTGCATTGGGGCATCGGCGCCACGGTCGGAAGCGTGATTCCAACCAAAGGCGCGATCATTCCGGCGGCTGTGGGTGTGGATATTGGTTGCGGGATGTGTGCGGTCCAGACGACGTTAAATGCAAATAATCTTCCTGATAACCTTCATAAACTCCGTGAGTGTATCGAGCTGGCTGTTCCACATGGACGAACCCACAACGGAGGCCCCGGTGATCGAGGTGCCTGGGGAACGCCGCCGCCGCGTCAGATTGAGACATGGACCCAGCTTAAAGAAGGCTATGACCGAATTGTGGCCAAACATTCGAAATTGAGCCGAGGGAATGATATCAATCATTTAGGGACACTCGGAACGGGAAATCACTTCATCGAACTGTGTCTGGATGAAGCCAACAACGTGTGGATTATGCTCCATAGCGGGTCACGTGGCGTCGGTAACCGCATCGGTTCATACTTTATCGAGTTGGCCAAACTGGACATGATGCGCAACCTTCATAACCTGCCGGACAAGGATCTGGCGTATTTCATGGAAGGCGCCGTGCATTTTGACGACTACGTTGAGGCCGTATCCTGGGCGCAAAACTATGCTCGCTGGAATCGGAAGTTGATGTTAGAGCAAATCATTGATGCGATGACTGATTCAGGTGAACTCCCTGAGTTCTCTCCGTCAGTTGAAGTCGTGAATTGCCATCACAACTATGTTCAGATGGAACAACATTTTGGCGAAACAGTGTATGTAACTCGCAAAGGTGCTGTCCGCGCAGGTGTCGGTGATATGGGCATCATCCCAGGAAGTATGGGGGCGCGATCCTATATCGTGCGCGGAAAGGGGAACCCCGAGAGCTTTCATTCGTGCAGCCACGGTGCCGGACGGGCCATGTCGCGTAGTGCAGCGAAAAAACGATTTACCGTCGAAGATCACGTCCGGGCGACTGCTGGGGTTGAATGTCGCAAAGACAAGGATGTGATTGATGAAACACCGGCGGCATACAAGGACATTGATGCCGTGATGCACGCCCAATCTGACCTGGTCGAGGTCGTGCATACCTTAAAGCAGGTGTTGTGTGTGAAGGGGTAGGGTTCAGGGTTCGGGGTTCGGGGTTCGGGGTTCGGGGTTTTCGAAAAAGTACGATTCAAGATACCCATATACCCTTCAGGGTCTTGCGGATTTTCCTTTTCGTCCTTTTTGTCCTTTGGGTTTTACCCTGAACCCTGAACCTTGAACCCCGAACCCCAAAGTTATGGTTCCGGCAGGGGTAGGAGCGACTGGCCATGTGTGGTTCCATCACCCAATGCGAGCTGTGTCTCGGATTCCGCAAATCTGAAAATTCGTTCTCCAGATCGCCCCTGCTACGGAGCCGCCCATTTGTAAGGTAACACCAGGTTTTGTTTATTTCTTGGACACGCATCGGGCTCACTGAGTGAAAAACCTGTCTTTCCCTCAGCCCTTAGCCCCAAGCCCGAAAGTGTGCTGCCAGGAGGATAGAGTCATGAAAAGAGAAGTAATTATTAAAGACACCCATCGTGGGTTGTATTATGAAGATGGCGTCCTCACCAAGCTTCTGGAAGGCGGGCGCTATGTGATTCCACGTCATTTTAATCTTGGGTTTTACCGCCGTCCAAAAGTGGAAATCGTCCTGGTGGACATCCGCGAACGAGATTTGACGATTAAAGGTCAGGAAATTTTGACTTCAGACAAGGTCGCGATTCGGGTGAGCATCGTGGTGCAATTCCGGGTGACAGATCCAAAAGCCGCACTGCACGAAGTTCAAAACTACGAAGATCGCCTCTACAGCGACGTTCAACTGGCCGCCCGTCGGTCTCTGGCATCAATGGCGCTCGAAGAAATTTTGACCAACCGCAACCGCCTCAACGAAGACATCCGGCACGATGTGAAAGAAGCGGCAGCGAGCTACGGCGTGGCTATCCTGCGCGCTGACGTGAAGGATTTGATCTTCCCAGGGAACTTGCAGGAAATTATGAACCGCGTGCTGGCAGCCGAACGCATGAGCCAGGCTCAGTTGATCGAAGCCCGAACCAAGGCTGAAGTTCAGCAAATTGATGCGCAGGCCCGGTCTCAGTCACAACATATCGAAGCCGAAACGCAGGCTGACAATCGTCGCACCATTGCCCAAAGTGAAGCTGCGGCCCACACCCTCAAAACCGAAGCCGAAATTCGAGCCCTTCGCGACCGTGCCGAAGCAGCAGACGCATACAACCAGCATCCAGCACTGATGCGGCTACAGGAACTTGAAACCCTGCGTGAGCTTTCACGCACGGCCAACGCCCGCATTTACATCGGGTTTGATAAGCATCAGGAACTGGCAAGCGGCGAGTAGTCAGTACCGCCTGCGTGAGCGGGTGGGTTGTAGAGATCAAAGAGCGAGGCTATGCTACTCGCTATTCGCAACTCACAATTCTTTAAGGAGTTTTCTGTGATTACCATTGACGGATCGTTCGGAGAAGGCGGCGGTCAAATTCTGCGCTCGGCGCTCGGATTGTCGCTTGTCACCGGAAAGCCATTCAAAATTGAAAAAATTCGGGCTGGTCGGAAGAATCCAGGACTCCTTCGCCAGCATTTGACCGCTGTGAACGCCGCCACTCAGGTTGGCAATGCCGAAGCCGAAGGCGCCTCCCTTGGGTCAAAAACCCTGGTGTTCCAGCCTGGAACAGTCAATCCTGGCAACTTCCGGTTTGCAGTCGGAACGGCGGGCAGTGCGACACTGGTCCTGCAAACGATCCTCCCGGCGCTCCTGACGGTGACCGAACGAACCGAACTCACCCTTGAAGGCGGCACTCATAACCCGTTTGCGCCACCGTTTGATTTTTTGTCGAAAGCGTTTCTCCCACGGTTGAACAAGATGGGGCCGAAGGTTTCAGTTCGATTGGACCGACCAGGGTTTTATCCGGCTGGCGGAGGCAAGTTCCACGTCACGATTGAACCTTCTCCGGATGGACTCCTTGGCTTCCACTTACCCGAACGCGGCAAAGTGCTCAATCGCCGCGTGAAAGCTTCGGTTGCCTGTTTACCTCCGGAAATTGCAGATCGCGAATTGACCGAAATTTCGCGCAAAATGTCGCTCGAAAAGCACCACCTGGAAACCGAAGTGTTTGAAAATTCGCATGGGCCAGGCAATGTTGTGACCATCGAAATCGAAAGCGAACACGTCACCGAAGTCTTCACCGGCTTTGGCGAAAAAGGCGTCCGGGCGGAATCGGTGGCCGACAATGCGGTGAAACTGGTGCGGCGCTATCTGACGTCGGATGTGCCAGTTGGCGAATATCTGGCCGATCAGTTGTTGATTCCGCTGGCGCTGGCCGGAGAAGGTTCATTCGTCACGCTTCCACCTTCGCGCCATACCACGACCAATATCGAAATCATTAAGTTGTTCCTGGATGTGGAAATTACGACTTCACAGTTGAATAAAACGGCCTGGGAGGTTAGAGTGGCTGCAAAGTAACCAGTCTGGTTCTTGGTTCTTCGAACGTATTGATTTCCAACCACTAACCACTAACCACTAATCACTAACCACTAACCACTAACCACTAACCACTAACCACATTCTTCATAGGCTTTATGAGACGTGCTTTGTTCAGGATTTGCGCAGTTGCGTGTTTGCTGGTGTTGACGCTGGTGATGGTTGGGGATCGGAGTCGAGCCCAACAAACACCGGCGCTTCGGGTGCTGTTCATCGGGAATAGTTTGACCTACGTCAACCACCTGCCGGCCATGCTTGAAGCGATGGCCCGCGAATCCGGCCAACCACCGCTCGTGTACCAGAGCATTGCCTTCCCTGACTTCAGCCTGGAAGACCATTGGAAACAAGGAGATGCGCGCAGATCAATTTCTTCGGGCAAATGGGATGTCGTTGTCATGCAACAAGGTCCGTCTGCTCTTCCTGAAAGCCGTGTGCTGCTGCTCGAATATGTGAAGAAGTTTTCCAAAGAAATCCGCAACAGCGGCGCCAAACCGGCAATGTATATGGTCTGGCCGGCCAAAGAGCGTTCGTTTGATTTTGAACGGGTCAGCGAGTCCTACCGACTGGCCGCCAAAGAAGCGGGCGGGATGCTCTTCCCTGTCGGAGACGCCTGGCGTACCGCCTGGAAACGCGATGCCAAACTGCCGCTCTACGGCGGAGACAATTTCCATCCGTCAGAAGCCGGAACCTATCTGGCCGCCGCCGTGATGTATGAGCACCTGTACCGCCGAAGCTCCGTCGGCCTGCCAGCCCAGTTCAAGCTCTCCAATCCAGAAGGAAAAAAAGTCAAACTTCCCCGCGAACAAGCTGAAGCACTCCAAACGGCAGCGACTGAGACGAATCAGGGGCAAGACCTGACAGGATTCTCTTCAAACTGATTTCTTAAACTTAAATCCAGTGACCTTCAATTAGAATTAGGAGTAGATATGTTTGAGCTAAAAA encodes the following:
- a CDS encoding glycosyltransferase family 39 protein; translated protein: MALIGLLVPGLLGFAIVGLLWPKEEKLGSSMLLKICLAFGLGSGLTSGTYFLWLALIGVPGSLYYGVEVALTLLLLATLGYIARKNAATSSVSCVLDVPPTTSSNAVLSYSFVIALGVAAISFFCLLVWNPHGEWDGWAIWNLRARYLFRSGLEWKQTFSPILKWSHPDYPLGIPASISRCWTMMRAETVAVSQCLATVYTAGTVGLLFAALARLRSQSQAMLAVLVLIGFPLFVAQGASQYADVPLGFFYLATVVLIGLYYDLSERNPGLLVLAGMMAGLAAWTKNEGIPFLMIAFFALAVGLTWKKEVNSAVSHFLTFCLGALPGILILIYFKLYLAPPNYLTQNSGLGDKLARVIDPGRILQILQAFFSEITFAYLIPVLVVYALVVGFRLESRLIRPLLISAGILLFTLIGYFLVYLITPLDLTWQLANSVNRLFMQLWPSFLFLFFLMVSGPEQEKKPDLEPLTPPST
- a CDS encoding sigma 54-interacting transcriptional regulator, giving the protein MTVLQTVVIGLLGPTLDGGKGPTRWERWRPTVAVCQHENLLVHRFELLYQEKFAELAETIKGDIQSVSPETEVRLVKIDFEDPWDFGQVYGTLHDFARQYPFDIEHEDYLIHLTTGTHVAQICMFLLTESRHFPANLLQTSPSKRFRGDHPGEFSVIDLDLSKYDQLASRFRQEQQESQSFLKSGIETRNASFNRMIEQIERVAIVSRAPILLMGPTGAGKSQLAKRIYELKKGRHLVSGKFVDVNCATLRGDTAMSTLFGHVKGAFTGAMQNRPGLLRVADGGLLFLDEIGELGVDEQAMLLRALEEKVFMPLGADHEVRSDFLLIAGTNRDLTSQVHEGNFREDLLARINLWTFRLPGLKDRFEDIEPNLQYELEQFARFTGNRVTINKEARQRFLSFATSVEGRWAGNFRDLNAAITRMATLADGGRISLAEVEEELGRLRESWRLPSEGKADSLVEKVLGPERSATLDRFDRVQLEDVLKVCREARSISEAGRELFAHSRLEKKNANDADRLRKYLAKFDLSWADITTGTDQG
- a CDS encoding TROVE domain-containing protein gives rise to the protein MANKNLFQSLPGTLIPQTNALNNERVRAYRFSPKHQLAQYTITGCLNNTFYASAGQQLETVLELCKTIEPEFIAKTAVYCRERGFMKDMPALLTAVLSTKDRDAFARVFPRVIDNGKMLRNFVQMMRSGVVGRKSLGSLPKRMVREWFETRTEDQIFDASVGQSPSFADILKMVHPKPRNEQREALFGYLIGRDINKNLLPDRIKLFEAYKAGYRAEVPDIPFQMLTALELKTPEWTAIARNAPWQMTRMNLNTFARHGVFAQEGMTELIANRLRDPKAVKRSRVFPYQLMTAFMSADASVPVAVRDALQDAMEIALDNVPEFNGKVYVLPDVSGSMSSPVTGYRPGATSVVRCIDVAALVAAAVLRQNPQAEVIPFEHRVVNIDINRRDSVMTNAKKLASIGGGGTSCSAPLALLNSQKAKGDLVIYVSDNESWVDASRGRGTATMKEWAVFKQRNPRARMVCIDIQPYGTTQAAEAEDILNIGGFSDQVFDVISLFAQNQLVAEHWVGVINQVQI
- a CDS encoding RtcB family protein, whose product is MTETLQDTTPPGYNLIETKDGVPIKAWTKGVPIEQEAQRQLRNISQLPFVYKWVAAMPDVHWGIGATVGSVIPTKGAIIPAAVGVDIGCGMCAVQTTLNANNLPDNLHKLRECIELAVPHGRTHNGGPGDRGAWGTPPPRQIETWTQLKEGYDRIVAKHSKLSRGNDINHLGTLGTGNHFIELCLDEANNVWIMLHSGSRGVGNRIGSYFIELAKLDMMRNLHNLPDKDLAYFMEGAVHFDDYVEAVSWAQNYARWNRKLMLEQIIDAMTDSGELPEFSPSVEVVNCHHNYVQMEQHFGETVYVTRKGAVRAGVGDMGIIPGSMGARSYIVRGKGNPESFHSCSHGAGRAMSRSAAKKRFTVEDHVRATAGVECRKDKDVIDETPAAYKDIDAVMHAQSDLVEVVHTLKQVLCVKG
- a CDS encoding slipin family protein — its product is MKREVIIKDTHRGLYYEDGVLTKLLEGGRYVIPRHFNLGFYRRPKVEIVLVDIRERDLTIKGQEILTSDKVAIRVSIVVQFRVTDPKAALHEVQNYEDRLYSDVQLAARRSLASMALEEILTNRNRLNEDIRHDVKEAAASYGVAILRADVKDLIFPGNLQEIMNRVLAAERMSQAQLIEARTKAEVQQIDAQARSQSQHIEAETQADNRRTIAQSEAAAHTLKTEAEIRALRDRAEAADAYNQHPALMRLQELETLRELSRTANARIYIGFDKHQELASGE
- a CDS encoding RNA 3'-terminal phosphate cyclase, which produces MITIDGSFGEGGGQILRSALGLSLVTGKPFKIEKIRAGRKNPGLLRQHLTAVNAATQVGNAEAEGASLGSKTLVFQPGTVNPGNFRFAVGTAGSATLVLQTILPALLTVTERTELTLEGGTHNPFAPPFDFLSKAFLPRLNKMGPKVSVRLDRPGFYPAGGGKFHVTIEPSPDGLLGFHLPERGKVLNRRVKASVACLPPEIADRELTEISRKMSLEKHHLETEVFENSHGPGNVVTIEIESEHVTEVFTGFGEKGVRAESVADNAVKLVRRYLTSDVPVGEYLADQLLIPLALAGEGSFVTLPPSRHTTTNIEIIKLFLDVEITTSQLNKTAWEVRVAAK